A window of Hymenobacter siberiensis genomic DNA:
CTCCCGACACCGATGGCGACGGTGTGAACGACAACAAAGACAAGTGCCCCGGCACCCCCAGCGGTGTGAAAGTGGACGCTAATGGCTGCCCCCTCGACACCGACGGCGACGGCGTGGCCGACTACCAGGACAAGTGCCCCGACGTGAAGGGCCTCGCTGCCCTCCAGGGCTGCCCCGATGCCGACGGCGACGGCGTGGCCGACAACGACGACAAATGCCCCAACACGCCCGCCGGTATTCGCGTGGATGCCAGCGGCTGCCCCCTCGATGCCGACAACGATGGCGTGGCCGACAACCTCGACAAATGCCCCAACACGCCCGCCGGCGTGAAAGTAGATGCCAATGGCTGCCCGCTTGACCGCGATGGCGACGGCGTGCCCGACTACCAGGACCGTTGCCCCGACCGCGCCGGCCCCGCCAGCAACAAAGGCTGCCCCGAGATTAAGGCCGAGGACAAAAAAGTGCTGAACGAAGCCACTAAGTACATCAACTTCGACTTCAATAAGGCCACGCTCAAGCCCTCCTCGTACCCGAAGCTGCAGCAAATGGTGAAGATTCTGAACGACTATCCGGATTACAGCATGAGCATTGCCGGCCACACCGACAGCAAAGGGGCCGACAACTTCAACCTGGGCCTGAGCTACGAACGTGCCAACACGGCGCGCACTTACCTGCTTAGCAAAGGCATCGCGGCCGACCGCATTGAGGCCCGCGGCTATGGCGAAACCCATCCCATTGCCACCAACGATACCGAAGCCGGCCGCGCCCTCAACCGTCGCGTCGATTTCGACCCCTACCTCACCGGCGAAACCAACGCCGCCGAAGTGAAGTATGGCCCGGCTCCGACCATCACGGAAATTAAAGCCGCCGGCAAGCCCGTGCCGACCCGCGCCAACAAGGTGGTGCCCAAAAAGGCCTCCATGAAGCGCAAGGCCCCGATGAAGCGCAAATAAGCGCCTCGCGTTTAATCAAAAAACGGCCCGCTCGATGAGAGCGGGCCGTTTTTTTGTGGGCGTGTTTGAGCCGTCTGACCAGGCTGGCTAAGGGATAAAAGAGGTACTCATCACGCCACCCCCACCGTGCGCCGGATGCCCAGCTTTTTCATGCGGGCTTCCAGCGTTTTAGGGTTGATGTCGAGCAGCAAAGCCGCGCCTTGCACGCCGCTTACCCGGCCGCCGGTGTGCGTGAGCGCCGCCAGAATGTGGTCGCGCTCCTGTTCCTTGAGCGTTTTGATGGGGGCGACGGTGGGAATGGCGGCAGCACTTGCGGCCAGCCCCAACGGCACGGCCGCAAAGCCCGCGAACTCCAGAAACTGGCCTTGGCTGACAATGATGGCCTGCTCCAGCACGTGCTCCAGCTCGCGGATATTGCCGGGCCAGGAGTACGCCTGCAGGGCCGCCAAATCGCTGGGGCGCACCTGGCGGATGGGCTTGCCCAGGCGCTTGCTCAGCCGCTGAATGAAATGGCGCAGCAGCGGCTCGATGTCTTCGCGGCGCTCGCGCAGGGGAGCCAGCTCGATGGGGAAAACGTTGAGGCGGTAGTATAAATCGGCGCGGAAGCGGCCGGCGGCCACCTCGTCGACCAGCACACGGTTGGTAGCGGCGATGACGCGGGCATCAGAGTGCAGCACCTTGGTGCCGCCCAAGCGCTCATACTCGCGCTCCTGGAGCACGCGCAGCAGCTTGGCCTGTAGGTCGAGGGGCAGCTCGCCGATTTCATCGAGGAAAATGCTCCCACCATTGGCCAGCTCAAACTTGCCGATGCGGCGCTCTACGGCGCCGGTAAAGGCTCCTTTTTCGTGGCCGAACAGCTCGCTTTCGATGAGCTGGGCGGGCAGGGCGGCGCAGTTGAGCTTGATGAGGGCACGGGCGTGGCGGGGCGAGGCGTTGTGCAGCTCACGCGCCACCAGCTCCTTGCCGGTGCCGGTTTCGCCGGATATCAGCACCGTGGTATCCGTGGGGGCCACCAGGCTAATGCGACGCTCCACCAGCTGCAGGGCCGGGCTGCTGCCGATGAAAGTACCTGAATTGTCCCCGAAGCGGGCCGAGGTATTGATTTCATCAACCAGATAGGTGCGCTCCTGCTCTACCTGGGCCTTGAGTTCCTCAATCTGCTCGAAGGCGAAGAGGTTTTCCAGCGCCAGGGCAATCTGCGGGGCGAGGGCGACCACCGTGGCCAGGTCCTCCAGGCTGAAGGCGGTGGGGTTGGGCGAGGCCAGCATGAGCACGGCCGCGCCATCGGCCCGCTGCCAGATGGGCACAATGAGCATGGCCCGCGTGCCGTACTCCTCATACACGTGCCGCAACAGCGGGTAGCGCTGGGCCTGGGCCCGGAAATCATCGGCGGCGTAGAGGCCCGGCACCTTCAGCAAGTCATTCAGCTGTTGGTACATGGCCGACGTATCGAGCTGGTTCAGGCCGTTTTGGCGGTTGGGGTCAAGGGCCAAAAGCGGAGCATCCGGGCCTCTGCCGGAGCGTGAAAACTCGGCGAAGCCCTCGAACGGCTCCTGCCGCCCGGCCCGCTGCACCCGCAGGCCAAAGTAGTCGAACCGCACCACCTGGCTCAGGGCCCCGGCCACGGCCCGGAACAGCGGCTCGCGCTGCTTGATGCTGAGCAGGGCGTTGGTGATGTTGAGCTGCAGGGTGCGCTCCTGCTCGCGGCGGGCCACTTCCTCAAAGGCCAGGGTATTGGTAACGGCCACGGCGATGAGGGAGCCGATTTTTTCCAGCAGCTTTTCGTCGGCGGGCGTGAGGTTGGGATTGCGCCGCGAGGCCAGGGTGAGGAAGCCCGCGAGGCGGCCGCCGAGGTGCAGCGGCACGGCCGTGAGGTGCGTCACGCCCAGCTTTTCAAACTTGTTGTAGGGCGCGTAATTCGGGTAGTTCGCCATGTACTCCCTCGGCGTGAACTGCCGCACGCGGGGGTCGGCCACGAGTACTTCGAGGGGCGTGCCGGCAATAGGCGAGAACTGCTCCAGGCCATCGGGCAGGGCGGGGGCTTCGTCGGCGCCGTAGTAGTCGCGCAGGAATAAGCGCTTGTACTGCAGGGTTTCATCGAAGACATTGATGCCGATGAGGTCGAAGGGGAAGATGAGCCGCAGCTTGGTCGTGACCACCTTGAACAGCTGGTCTTTGTCGCGGATGGTGGCGATGGCCTCGTTGAGGTGGAGCAGCAGGGTTTCGTCGGTGGTGGGCATGGAATGCAGCGCATGCTTCAGCTTGCGCGTGGTTAGGCTGTACAAACTGGCATAAGCTAAAGCATATACCACACATTTCCTCAAATATCAGGAGTAGAAACAGGTAAATTCCTGCCATTTGAGGAATAAAACCAGAACATGCCAAAGACGTAATATTCTATAATTCGCCGAAATTAATTTTAAACACTTAGTATTCAATGGATAAATATGGTATAGCTCTCTCCAATTGGTGCTGGCATGGCTTTCGGTAAGGGCGATGCACACCCTAAGCCACCTGGCCTTATGTTTTCTTCTCAATCTTTAAGAGGTTTTGCCGGTTTGTCGCTGCTTGGCGGCCTGTCGCTGGCTCAGCCGGCGCTGGCCCAGAACCAGCCTAGCGTGCCGGCTGCCGCCCAGGCCATTGGTCTGGCCAGCGACTCCCTGACCCTCGGCGCGACGCTGCAGGCCGTGCTCGACGCCAACCCCAGCATCACCAACCTCACCGAACTGTCGGCAGCCTCGACCAGCCGCCTGAGCCAGACGCGGGCCGGCTTCCTGCCCCAGGTGACGGGCACGGCTACCTACGCCCGCATCGACCCGGTGGTGAAGCTGCCGTTTCAGGGCGAAACCCTGCAGTTTGCGCCCAATAACAATTACGACTTCCACCTCACGGCGCAGTACCTGCTGTTTGATTTCGGCAAGAACGATGCAATAGTGAAAGTGGCCGAGTCGCAGGTGCAGACCGCGCAGGACAACATCACGGTAGCCCGCCGCGACCTGGCGTTCAACGCCGCGCAGGTGTACTACAACATCCTGTTCATGCGCGAGAGCATTAAGGTGCAGGACCAGCAGATTGCCTCGCTGCAAGCCCACCGCGACGAAATGAATAAGCGCGTGCAGGCCGGCGTGAGCACTAAGTTTGACGTGACAACCACCGATGTGCGCATCACCCAAGCCCAAAGCACCAAGCTCGACCTGCAAAACCAGCTGCGCAACCAGCAGGTGCAGCTGGCCCGCCTGCTGCACAAGCCCGCCCAGGCCGACATTCCGGTGAAAGGCCGCCTCACCTACGAGCCGCAGCCCGTGGATGTAGAGGCCGAGGTGACCAAAGCCAGCAACAACCGCCCCGAGGTGAAGCTGGCCCGCGACGCCGAAAACGCGGCCGCCATGCAGGCCCGCCTCATTGAGAAAAGCAACATGCCCAGCCTGGGCGCGGGCGTGCAGGCCGGAGCCAAAAACGGCTATATCCTGCCCGATATCAACCGGATTCGCTTCAATACAGTGGGCGTCATTCAGTTATCGGTGCCGATATATGACGGCAACAAGAACAAGAAGCAGCGCGTAGAGGCCGCCGCCATCTCCCGCGCCGCCGTGGCCCGCACCGCCGACACGCAGGAGCAAATCCGCGCCGACGTGCGCCAGGCCGTCAACAACATGGATTTCAGCCAGGCCCGCCACGAAAACGCTCAGCAGCAAGTAGCCCAGGCCACCCTGGCCCTGAGCAAAGCCCGCGACCGGTACCGCTACGGTGTAGGCCAGAACCTCGACGTGCTGGACGCCGAAACGCAACTCGCCCAGGCCCGCCTAGCCTTGGTGCAGGCCGAATACAGCTACACGCTCGGCCAGTACCAGCTCCGCCGCGCCACGGGCGAGCAAATATGGCTGTAGGTGAGATAGTTAAATGGTGATTTTCGGTGAGGTGTGAGATGGTGAAATGTGAGTTTATTTTTCATTCTGCATCAGTTGCGCCAGTTGCGCAGACAAAACGAAGCTGTTTAGAAAGTCCCCGAACGGTCATGCTTCGCTGCGCGCTGCATGACCTTTTGAGTACCTTTTGTGACTTTCTAAACAACTCCAACATCAAAATCACACCTCACCACCTCACATCTCACCGAAACTCACATCCCACCATTTCACTATCTCACCATATGACCATCCTTTGCCCGCTCGATTTCTCGGCCGCTTCGGCTGGCTTAGTAGCCTACGCGGCGGCCCTGGCCGTGGCGATGGGCGCTGAGCTGCGGCTGCTGCACGTGTGCGAGCCGCAGGAGGACCCCACCGGCCAGCGGCCCGATGCCACGGTGTTTGCGCCCTGCAACGGCCGGATGCAGGCCCTGCAGGCTGCCGCCCAGGAAGCCGGAGTGGCCCACGTGCACACCGGCATGGTGCGCGGCGAGGCCGCCCCCGCAATTGTGGCCGAAGCCACCCGCCAACAAGCTGATTTGATTGTTATTGGCGCGCACGGCCAAACAGGCCTGACCCGCTTTTTGATGGGTACTACCGCCGAAATCGTGCTCCGCACCGCCCGGTGCGCCACCATGCTGGTACGCGCGCCTTTGCTGGATGAGGAATGAAGAATGAGGGCTGAAGAATTGTCTTTGCCGACGCTTCAACCCTACCTTCTGCTTGCTCACCCCTCTTTCTGATTCTTCATTCTTAATCCTTCATTCTTAATTCTATTAAGATGGCCCAGACCGAAACTTCCGTTCAAAACGCTCCGGCTCCCTACCCTAATGCTACCAGCGAAAGCGAGCACGTAGAAGAGCCCAAAAAGCGCAATCCGCTTTTGCTCATCATAATGGCCCTGGTGCTGCTGGCGGGCGGCTACTATGGCTTCACGCGCTACCAGTTTGCCAAAGCCCACGAAAGCACCGACGATGCCCAGGTAGAAGGCGACGTGTACCCGGTGCTGCCCCGCGTGGGCGGCCCGGTGCTGGAAGTGAAAGTGGACGACAACCAGCCCGTAAAAAAGGGCCAGGTCCTCGTGACCCTCGACCAGGCCGACTACCAGCAGCGCGTGAACGCCGCCGAGGCTGCCCTCTTTGCCGCCCAGGCCCAGGTAACGGCCGCCCGCGCCGGCGTAGGCACCGCCAACGCCAACGTGCGCACCGCCCAAACCGGCATTGGCGTGAGCCAAGCCAACCAGGAGCGCCTCCAGAAAGACCTCAAGCGCAGCGACTTGCTGCGCAAGCAGGACATCATTCCGCAGAGTGAGTACGATGCGGTGCAGGCCAACCTGAAGGCCACGGCCGCCCAGCGCGCCACCGCCACCGACCAGGTGAGCGTGGCCCGCCAGCAGGTAGCCGTGGCCGCGCAGCAGATTGCCGTGGCCCAGGCCGTGGTGAAGCAGCGCCAGGCCGACCTCGACAACGCCAGGCTGCAGCTGAGCTACACGACCATCGTGGCTCCGCAGGACGGCATCATCAGCAAGAAGAACGTGCAGCCCGGCCAGGTAGTAGGGCCCGGCCAGCAGCTGTTCGGCATCGTGGGCAGCGCCCGCACCTGGGTGGTGGCCAACTTCAAGGAAACCCAGCTGGAAGACATGAAAGTGGGCCAGCCCGTGAAGCTGGAAGTGGATGCCTACCCGCATGAGGAGTTCCAGGGCCACATCGAGAGCCTTTCGGCCGCTACCGGCGCCCGCTTCGCCCTGCTGCCCCCCGACAACGCCAGCGGCAACTTCGTGAAAGTAACCCAGCGCGTACCCGTAAAAATCGTGCTCGACAAGGAGGATGCCCAGCACCCCCTGCGCGCCGGCATGAGCGTGAACGCGGTGGTAACGGTGAAGTAGGTTTCGGTGAGGTGTGAGATGGTGAGGTGTGCGTTTGATGTTTCGCTTGCGCAAATGGCGCAATTGGCACAGTTAAAACATCAAACGCACACCTCACCATCTCACACCTCACCGAAACTCACCGTTGGGCTTTTTTGCGGGCGCTGGCTAGAATGGATACAATCTCCAAGTATTCCTGCTCAATACTGGTTAACCGAATTTTGGCGACTATACCCGAATCGCCGAGGAGTTCGAGCCAAAAAAGGGTTTCATCGGCTTCCTCTACACAGATACAGCACTTCGCATACCACTCGGCCGTAGAACGGCCCCGGCAGGCGGCCCGGAAATTGGCAGCTACTGAAGTAGCAGAACGCAATAGCTGCTTCCCTAATACAGCAGCTTCGCCCGTGCGTGGCAGCTGCTGAAATACCCGAATTATTCGCAGCGATGCCTCTTTGGTGCGCATCCGCACCGCTTCATTAAATGAAGCTGTTTAGAAAATCCCCGAACGGTCATGCTTCGCTGCGCGCTGCATGACCGTTTGAGTACCTTTTGCAACTTTCTAAACAACTCCAATGACAAGCGGGGAACAAACAATTCTTCTTCCATAATAACAGTGAACCAGTGAGTTGCTAAAGCGCAAATAACGCCTATCAACTCACCATTTCACACCTCACTATTTCACCATATGGAGACCGGTTTTAGAAAATGGATTATCGTGGTGACGGTGGTGCTTTGCGTGCTGCTCGAGCTCATCGATACCAGCATTGTGAACGTGGCCCTGACCCAGATGATGGGCAACCTCTCGGCCACGCAGCAGGAAGTGAGCTGGGTGGTGGCCTCCTACGGCATCGCCAACGTGATTGTGATTCCGATGACCGGCTTCCTGGCCGAGCAGTTCGGGCGCAAAAACTACTTCTTCTTTTCGGTGATTCTGTTTACGCTGGCCTCCATGGCCTGCGGGCAGAGCACCAACCTGTGGGAGCTGGTGGCCTTCCGCTTCATTCAGGGTGTGGGCGGCGGCGCCCTCATGGCCACGTCACAGGCCATTCTGATTGATACTTTTCCGCCCAAGCAACTGCCTCTGGGGCAGGCCTTGTTTGGCATGGGCGTGATTATCGGCCCCACCATCGGGCCCACGCTGGGCGGCTACATCGTGGATAACTACGACTGGCCCTGGATTTTCTACGTGAACGTGCCGGTGGGCATCATGGCCGCCATCTTCACCTGGTTGTTCATTAGGGACCCGGAGCGCATCAAAAACGCCATTCCCCGGCCCCTACGCGAAATTGACTGGTCCGGTATCGGCCTGCTGATTCTGGGCGTGGGCTCGCTGCAGTTTGTGCTGGAGCAGGGCGAAACCAACGACTGGTTCGACGACTCCACCATCGTGCTGTTTACCGGGCTGTCGGTTATCGGCATCGTGGGCTTTATCTGGCGCGAGCTCACGGCCAAGGCCCCCATCGTGGACCTGCGCGTGCTCACCAAGAGCCGCAACCTGGCGGTGGGTGCTTTTCTGTCGTTCGTGCTGGGCTTCGGCCTGTTTGCCTCGGTGTTTGTGTTTCCCATCTTCACGCAGCGCATTCTGGGCTTCACGGCGGCCCAAACGGGCTACCTGTTGCTGCCTGGTGCCCTGGCCTCGGGCTTCATGATGCCCATCATCGGAAGGATGCTGGTGAAGGGCGTGCCCCAGAAACTGATGATTCCGATTGGCTTCACCATCTTCTTCCTCTTCACGTTCTGGATTGCCGCCCGCCTCACGCCCACAGCCGGCGAGAGCGACTTCTTCTGGCCCCTCATCTTGCGCGGCGTGGGCCTGGGCCTCATTTTCCTGCCCATCACCACCATGAGCCTGGCCGGCTTGCAGGGCAAGGACGCGGGCCAGGCCGCCGGCCTCACCGGCATGATTCGCCAACTCGGCGGTTCGTTTGGCGTGGCCATCGTGGGCACCTACCTGGAACGCAACATTGCCCAGAACCGGGTGGCGCTGCTACCCAACATCTCGCTCTACAACGAGGCCACGGTTCAGCGCATCCAGGCGTTCACCCAGAACTTCTTGGCGCGCGGCTTCCCGCTGGAGCAGGCCCGGCAACAGGCCTACGCCGCCCTCGAAGGTATTCTGATGAAGCAGGTTGCCATTATCACCTACGGACAGGTATTCACGGGCCTGGGGCTGTTCTTCATCGCCTGCGTGCCGCTGGTGCTGCTCATCAAGCGCAACAAGTCCGGTGCCGCCATCGACCTGAACGCCGCGCACTAGCGGTGAGGTGTGAAATGGCGAGGTGGTGAGTTTGATATTCACTCGTCTATCTGCCACTGTTTTTTCAAGCAAATAAGCCCCTGACAGTTAGCTGTCAGGGGCTTATTTGCTACTCATTAAAATGTTACGCAGGGTGCTTTAATGTCAAACCCACCACCTCACCATTTCACACTTCACCACCTACTGATACTGAATGTACAGCGGCGAAGGTGTGAGGGCAATCACCTCGCTGGGCGTCATGATGTGGTGGGGCTTGGGGCGGGCGTCGTACTCGTAGAACAGCTTGAAGCCGGTGTACTGCACGGGCTCGGCCTTGATGTAGGCATCGTAGGAGTCCTTTTTCAGGGTCGGGTCGCCGTGGCCGTCCATGTGCATTACCACCTGCACGCGGGGGTCGAGCTTGATGTTTTTGTAGTTGCTCAGCATTTTGCGGGTGAAGCGGTGCACCGTCAGCACCTTGGGTGGCAGGTGGTTTTCGCTCACAATGCGGGCCAGGAAGTTGATGGTGAAGTTCACGTCCTTGGCATCGAGGGTGCCGATGCGCTGGTTGGGGCGCACGCCGGGCATGGTGGCCAGCGAAAACTCGGGGTCGATGCCCAGGTGCACAATGGGGTCTTTGAGGTACTGCTCCAGCTTGGGCAGCTCGGCCTGCAGGGTGCTGTGGCCGGGCTGCACGTCCAGAAACAGAATGCAGTTGTGCTCCTTGGCCCAGGAAATTACTTCCTCAATCGTGGATTTGGAGTTCATCAGGCGCCATTTGCCGTCTTTGCCGGCGGTGCCCTGGGCTGTGATGGTTACGTTGTGCAAAGCCGGCTGCACCGGGATGCTGGGGTCGGCGGCCTGCCACTCCTTTATCACGCCCGCAAATTTGCGGAACATCTGGTCCTTGGGCTCGCGGCCCAGAATACCCATGCCCTTCGAGCGGATGTTACCATAAAACGCCACAATGCGGTGGCCCGGCAGGATGGCGCCCGGCAGCTGCCCGTTTTTCTTGGCAATACTGTCGGCCTTCAGCGAATCGCGGCGCATGGCCATCGCCTGAATCTTGATGGTATCGATGGGCGCCGGCTGGGCGGCCGTGTCGCCACCGGCGGTAGCGGTGCCGGCCGTGCTTTTTTCACCCTCGGCGGGGCGGGTGGAACAAGCGGGCAGGGCGAGGGCCGCAAAGAGGCCCAGCGAAGCGACAAACGCGCTAGGGGTGGCTTTTAGAAACACTGACAATGGAGGACAATACGAACAATAGATATAGCTCAAAGGTAAGGGTTTCCGTGTCGCTCGGCCCGTCGATGCCTTGAGATTCACCAAAACTACACCTTACCGGGCAGGCTGGCGCGTAACCGGCTGGATGGTTACCTCAAACCACGCCGTGGGGTCGGCGAGCGGGTCGGGCACCTGCGCGGGCAGCAACGTGGGCGAGTAAAGGGCGCACAGCGTGTTTTCTACCTGCACCAGCTGGCCAGTGGCGGCCGCGGGCAGCCCATCGAGCAGGCCGGCCAACACCTCCCAGCGCGGCTCGCCCGGCTGGCGGCTGGCATCGTGCCATACAACTATAGTATTCGGGCCCACCAGGTACTCAAACACGCGTCGGGTATCGGTCCGCACGGCCTCATAGCGGTGGTCGCCGTCGATGAAAATCATATCAAACGGCCCGCCCAGCGCAGCAAAGTCGTAGGTGGCCGAGTTGCCGTGCAGGTGGCGCACGTTGGGCAGTGGCTTCGAGAAGAAGCCATGCAGCTCGATGTATCGCTCGGGCAGGCCCAGGGCGCGAATTTCTTCATCCGACAGGTTCAGGGTGAAGACTTCGGCGGCGACTTCGGCCACGTTGGCGGCGCTCTCACCGCGCCAGGTGCCGATTTCGAGGTAGCGGCAGCCCGGCACGCGGCGGGCCAGGGCACGCAGCAGCAGCAAATCCGTGGGCAGCGAGCCGCCCTCGCGGAAGGCAAATGGGCGCACCATGGTATCGGCCGGGCTTAGGAAATGTGCCAATGAAACCATTGGCAGGCCTTTGGCCGTGAGCTGGCGGCCGGCGTGGGCCAGCGCCCGGCGCTGCCACTCGGCCACATCACCGGCAATGACGTGGTTGAGCAGTGAGGGGGTGCGGGCCAGGCTGCGCAGGGCCTGCAAGGCAACAGATAATCGGGACATGGTTGGTAGTCAGGTGCAGGTTGCCAATGGACAGGCCACCACCGACAAGGCAGGCGCAACCGGGCAGCGGGCAATTAAAAAGCAGCTCTGACCGCTGCTTCCGGCCCTAAAGTTACTTGAGGAGCTGCGGCCGGGCTTCTGCGGAGCCATCAACGCAGAAAGGCCCCGGCGCAGACCGGAGCATTTCGAGCGGTTTCTCTCGGTTTTGCCAGGTTTAGTGGCTGATAATTTTGCCCTGTTCGCCGCTGGGAGGAGTGGAGACGTCTATGGTCCCGACAAATAGCAAGGGCACAGTAAACGAAACGTTTACCGCTTTGCCATCTTTCATCCCGGGCACAAACTTCGGCAACTGCCGAATGGCGGCTATCACGGCTTCATCGTAGGCGGGACTGAGCCCTTTTATGACCTTAGCCGCTTGTACCTCGCCCTTATCCGTCACGATGAAGGAAGCAAACACGCGGCCCATGTGCTGTTCGGCCGCAGGCACTTTGGGGTAAACCAGGTGCTGCTGGATATTGGTCACGATAGCCGCTGGCCCGCCTCCCCCGGCAGCTCCGGCATCTGGTCAACCATATCATATACAACCGGAGGGGCCGGCGGGGGCGGCAATAGTGTTGTTTCGGAGCCTTTGTGAAGAACAAGCCGGTTCTGGCCGTCAATTTTTACTAACTCCAGTTTTTCGGCTGGTGCGGCGGGCGGCGCGGCTTTCTCGCAGGCTATGGCAACGAATAACACGCCTGCCAGCGGCAGGGCAAGCCACTGTTTCCAACGGCGGATGGGATTGGTTTTCTGAATCATGGCAATGCGACTGAGTGTTTGGGAATGGGAGAAGGAGTGCGCAAGCGGAACCGAGAAACCGAGGCGGCTGGCCACTTGCCGGGCCAGCAGTTGGGAGTAGGAAGTGGACAGGGAAGGCGTAGGCGAGAATTCATCGTGCAGGGCCGCTTCATCGGCCAGGTACTCGTGGGTGAGGGCCAGCGCCCGTCCGCAGAAGTGCACGAAGGGGTTGAACCACAGCGCGGCGCGTAGCAGCTCCAGCAGCAGCCGGTCGTAGGTGTGGCCTTGCCGAACGTGGGCCAACTCGTGGCGCAGCACCTGACGGGCTTCGGCCGGGCTCAGGGCCAGGGTTTCATCCCAGAACACGATTCGGCCGAAGGAGCTGGTGGGCAGCCGGCCGTGGGTTTCTGCCAGCGTGTAGCCGGGGTGAGCGGTGCGGGGCAGACGGCGGGCCGTGTGCCACAGCCCCGCCAGCCCGTAGGCCAGGCGGGCCAGCATCAGAACTGCGCCGGCTAGGTAAATCATTAGTAACCAGAACGTCCAATTGGGGCCGGTTGCCACGACGGCCGCACCGGGCGCGCTCACTTCTACCGTCGGCAGCAGCACGGCCGCCACACCGGCCAGACCCGCCGGGCCGGTGCCCCACCAGCCAGCTGGCCAGGCCAGCGGCAACAGCGGCAGGCCAGCGGCCAGCAGCGGCCCCAGCGCCAGAAAGGCCCGGTTGTAGGCGAAGCTGCGCTCCGGGCGCAGGGCCAGGCGGTAGCAAGCCCACCACGCGCCGAGCAGCGCGGTGCTGAGCAGCATCCAGTTAAGCAGGCTGAGCTGGGTCATGGTCTTCGGGGGTTTGGGGGTGGGCGGCGTGGCGCAGCAGCTCGTCGAGCTGGGCGGCATCGAGGTTTTCTTCCTTGGCGAAAAACGAAACGAGGCGGCTGAACGAGTTGCCGAAGTGGCCGCCCAACAGCTTGCGCAGCGAGAAGCGGCGGTAGTCGTCCTGGGCCACCAGCACGAAGTAGCGGTGTGTGCGGCCGAAGGCTTCGTGGTCCACGAAACCCTTGGTTTCGA
This region includes:
- a CDS encoding HlyD family secretion protein, with the translated sequence MAQTETSVQNAPAPYPNATSESEHVEEPKKRNPLLLIIMALVLLAGGYYGFTRYQFAKAHESTDDAQVEGDVYPVLPRVGGPVLEVKVDDNQPVKKGQVLVTLDQADYQQRVNAAEAALFAAQAQVTAARAGVGTANANVRTAQTGIGVSQANQERLQKDLKRSDLLRKQDIIPQSEYDAVQANLKATAAQRATATDQVSVARQQVAVAAQQIAVAQAVVKQRQADLDNARLQLSYTTIVAPQDGIISKKNVQPGQVVGPGQQLFGIVGSARTWVVANFKETQLEDMKVGQPVKLEVDAYPHEEFQGHIESLSAATGARFALLPPDNASGNFVKVTQRVPVKIVLDKEDAQHPLRAGMSVNAVVTVK
- a CDS encoding OmpA family protein, whose protein sequence is MKHLLSTTALVACGLAAAAPQAHAQSADRKWGISGYVSTLQYRGDLGRGYLNTKNNIYGGGLTLSRYLSKGLDINLSANQSVLRYPSDGVGFTPSGNRFDANISSFGLGFKLKLNNGWAIKEDAVVQPYILLQPGYSYIYTHRSDNFSTVNQNSNYGSFDAQGALGLTFRITPGFSLFAQAGQHVLFSDDARLDGVAGIGGDGFFNKYDQYLQFSAGFTANLGSTPDTDGDGVNDNKDKCPGTPSGVKVDANGCPLDTDGDGVADYQDKCPDVKGLAALQGCPDADGDGVADNDDKCPNTPAGIRVDASGCPLDADNDGVADNLDKCPNTPAGVKVDANGCPLDRDGDGVPDYQDRCPDRAGPASNKGCPEIKAEDKKVLNEATKYINFDFNKATLKPSSYPKLQQMVKILNDYPDYSMSIAGHTDSKGADNFNLGLSYERANTARTYLLSKGIAADRIEARGYGETHPIATNDTEAGRALNRRVDFDPYLTGETNAAEVKYGPAPTITEIKAAGKPVPTRANKVVPKKASMKRKAPMKRK
- a CDS encoding universal stress protein; amino-acid sequence: MTILCPLDFSAASAGLVAYAAALAVAMGAELRLLHVCEPQEDPTGQRPDATVFAPCNGRMQALQAAAQEAGVAHVHTGMVRGEAAPAIVAEATRQQADLIVIGAHGQTGLTRFLMGTTAEIVLRTARCATMLVRAPLLDEE
- a CDS encoding sigma-54-dependent Fis family transcriptional regulator, with translation MYSLTTRKLKHALHSMPTTDETLLLHLNEAIATIRDKDQLFKVVTTKLRLIFPFDLIGINVFDETLQYKRLFLRDYYGADEAPALPDGLEQFSPIAGTPLEVLVADPRVRQFTPREYMANYPNYAPYNKFEKLGVTHLTAVPLHLGGRLAGFLTLASRRNPNLTPADEKLLEKIGSLIAVAVTNTLAFEEVARREQERTLQLNITNALLSIKQREPLFRAVAGALSQVVRFDYFGLRVQRAGRQEPFEGFAEFSRSGRGPDAPLLALDPNRQNGLNQLDTSAMYQQLNDLLKVPGLYAADDFRAQAQRYPLLRHVYEEYGTRAMLIVPIWQRADGAAVLMLASPNPTAFSLEDLATVVALAPQIALALENLFAFEQIEELKAQVEQERTYLVDEINTSARFGDNSGTFIGSSPALQLVERRISLVAPTDTTVLISGETGTGKELVARELHNASPRHARALIKLNCAALPAQLIESELFGHEKGAFTGAVERRIGKFELANGGSIFLDEIGELPLDLQAKLLRVLQEREYERLGGTKVLHSDARVIAATNRVLVDEVAAGRFRADLYYRLNVFPIELAPLRERREDIEPLLRHFIQRLSKRLGKPIRQVRPSDLAALQAYSWPGNIRELEHVLEQAIIVSQGQFLEFAGFAAVPLGLAASAAAIPTVAPIKTLKEQERDHILAALTHTGGRVSGVQGAALLLDINPKTLEARMKKLGIRRTVGVA
- a CDS encoding four helix bundle protein, giving the protein MRTKEASLRIIRVFQQLPRTGEAAVLGKQLLRSATSVAANFRAACRGRSTAEWYAKCCICVEEADETLFWLELLGDSGIVAKIRLTSIEQEYLEIVSILASARKKAQR
- a CDS encoding TolC family protein; the encoded protein is MSLLGGLSLAQPALAQNQPSVPAAAQAIGLASDSLTLGATLQAVLDANPSITNLTELSAASTSRLSQTRAGFLPQVTGTATYARIDPVVKLPFQGETLQFAPNNNYDFHLTAQYLLFDFGKNDAIVKVAESQVQTAQDNITVARRDLAFNAAQVYYNILFMRESIKVQDQQIASLQAHRDEMNKRVQAGVSTKFDVTTTDVRITQAQSTKLDLQNQLRNQQVQLARLLHKPAQADIPVKGRLTYEPQPVDVEAEVTKASNNRPEVKLARDAENAAAMQARLIEKSNMPSLGAGVQAGAKNGYILPDINRIRFNTVGVIQLSVPIYDGNKNKKQRVEAAAISRAAVARTADTQEQIRADVRQAVNNMDFSQARHENAQQQVAQATLALSKARDRYRYGVGQNLDVLDAETQLAQARLALVQAEYSYTLGQYQLRRATGEQIWL